In the genome of Tropicibacter oceani, one region contains:
- a CDS encoding class I SAM-dependent methyltransferase: MKNDVFSLEINDFGFFWNEQYLNRMNNRAQRIFSFDPALIKGARVLDIGARFGFWSWAAHRLGAAETVGIEGRKESADRGGKLMAPYQHDYLIGNAFDIMPKLAAEGQRFDVILNLGFYYHIYDHYGMLKLMDALKPRVIVIDSEIDDLDEPVVRLRKEKTWEPNNAIAEVEGQQYSAVGNASRGAIEMMAECFDYKVAWCDWSNLTNTEECDDYVNRQRFTCLLTKD; encoded by the coding sequence ATGAAAAACGATGTCTTTTCCCTCGAAATCAACGATTTCGGTTTCTTCTGGAACGAACAGTACCTGAACCGGATGAACAACCGCGCGCAGCGGATCTTTTCCTTTGACCCGGCCCTGATCAAGGGCGCGCGGGTTCTGGACATCGGGGCACGCTTTGGGTTCTGGTCGTGGGCTGCGCATCGTCTGGGCGCCGCCGAAACCGTCGGGATCGAGGGCCGCAAGGAAAGCGCGGACCGGGGCGGCAAGCTGATGGCCCCCTACCAGCACGACTATCTGATCGGGAACGCCTTTGACATCATGCCGAAACTGGCCGCCGAAGGGCAGCGCTTTGACGTGATCCTGAACCTTGGGTTCTATTATCACATCTACGACCACTACGGCATGCTCAAGCTGATGGACGCGCTGAAACCCAGGGTCATCGTCATCGACAGCGAAATCGACGATCTGGACGAACCCGTGGTGCGCCTGCGCAAGGAAAAGACATGGGAGCCGAACAACGCCATCGCCGAAGTCGAAGGACAGCAGTATTCCGCCGTGGGCAACGCCAGCCGCGGAGCGATCGAAATGATGGCCGAATGCTTCGACTACAAGGTGGCGTGGTGCGACTGGTCCAACCTGACCAACACCGAAGAATGCGACGACTACGTCAACCGCCAGCGCTTTACCTGTCTTTTGACCAAGGACTGA